The genomic region cagtaattgagttgtttgtttatattactgttgttgtattactacatgaatgagttggtcagttgtgaacatttgacagtattgcaacacagtgctttcccacactctaaccagaagaggtcctcatcgagctctgatttagaaagcttcgagtaacgaacatttttccaatacaattgagtcgagcgcttcactggttcagaaagcttcatttcaccatcactagtaTGTAAATCAAAGGCTCCATGATAAGCTGCtgcgtgtgcgtgtatatgtgtgtggtgtatatataGTCTAAATGATCAGTGATACAACTCTCAGCTGTGTGTGTCATCAGCCGTGATCAGCATCTGGTGTGTGTGACACGGCCTgaagggatttgtagttcttagCAGCACCTGTAGTTCACCAGCGAATTGTCAGGaaggatcgctggtgatcgtgacacttcttttgtgatgtttttcaaggAATAATTAGATTTAAACCACAAGGTATCTTGATAAGGTCTCCAATGTCCACCccagaaagaaaatgaacaaaatacacttttattaataaagtaaatccattgaaaaagaataaaacaaatacaagaacAAAACAAACCCTTTACTTTATTATCCGCTGAGAATAAAGGGCCTTAGACTTACAGTATACAGAAGTCTGTTTAAGCGCGTTGCTGGTCTGTCTGTCCCAGCCTTTCATACAGTATTCAAGCCTTTGAATACAGGTGTGCCTTTAATATTAAAAGTTGCATAAGTGTTACTGCTGAAATGCTTAGATATATCTATATCAGGATAGCTTGTAgtatatttctaaaaatgttaatCAACATTTGGGCAGTTCCTCAGGGTTGTCGTCCAACGCCATAATTATTACCTGGCAAAGAATATTTGAAGATAGCGTTGACATGTCTCTTCCAGTTTGCGATTATAACAGTTTGTTAGAAGTGTCATCTGGACCATATCCTCCTTTAGCGCCAGCTAATAGCTGACCCACTTCGGTACGTCATGCTTGACCTCTTTGAAGTCTCTGTCGGAGATGCCTCTCTCGTCTCTTATGTTTCGTCTCATTGCTAATAGCTGTTTTTGTAAGCATAGGAATATCCGAATATGTAAGCAAAGTTTTGTGTCTATAACAATTAATGTCATTAAACCAACCAGACACTACGTAAGCAATGTCTGTCTTTtaacaatccaatcagttcccaaagaaTGAAATCACGCACCGCTGTACATTTTCCCACCTAATTTCAAGACTGTTTCAATTAGATGTACAGATGATAGTGGAAAAAGGCACAATCTTAACTTCTGTTTCGTGGCGACTTTAAAAGTTAAAGGTGGACAGAAACAATTAAAAGTGTATCATATTCTGTTGCTATATGTGGAAGATACAGATCTGAAAGAACAGGAAGAGCTTGTGATGTGTTGATTTCATATGTATAGTGTGAGCAGTCAAGTCGCTGCTGAACAATCGGTCTGCACAGTGCGAGCACATGAATCGTGAGCTTTGACTTTACAATGCATGCAGTCTTCCTGTACAGTGTGAGTTGGTACCATGCTCAAATCGCATGGAACTTGACAGTATATGCTCGACATTAGTTACCTCAAGGATGGATTGCTGTCAAACATTTGTGATCCAGCCAGAGGTGTGGAGTGAGCAGCAGCTCATTATCATTTAGAAAGACAAGAACTCAAATAGGTTGCTGGGAAATGTGGTGTTTTTAAGGTAAAAAGAGACATTTATTCACAACTCCATTGAGAAATTTAATGAAAGGAAGCTATAGACTCCAAAAACTTATTTCAACTTATAAAATGGGCATCCAATGCCCATTTTATGAGTTAGACACAAAAAGAGGTGTGCACTTGAGTGAAACAACGAATTTTAGATGTAAAGAACATTGACAACTGATTAAACctggatttatacttctgtgccaACTTATTGGCATATCCCACAGTGCATATTTTGCATGTAGACCTGAGGTCCCAAACTGCCGACCTGCGGGTCATTTACAGAGGCTCTCGTCCTCCCTCTGGCCCCCAACTGAcccaaaatatatattgtttgaattactataattgttgtacatttttgagaggtgtgcatccGTGTATGGTGAAGTTATGCGACTGTAAGAAGACTACCACGGGGAAATTGGCTTTAATTATTCTACACTTCTACATATATTAATAAAGCAATTCCAAGCAATAATCCTTCTGAAGTACTCTGAGTAAATGAACTATGAGTCAAAGTTTGTATTAAATGCATGGAATGGCACACAAGACACCACTTATGAAATCCAATTTTTCCCAAGCACAGACAGAAACACAATAATGGTGATTATGTATAGAATGAAGAAGGCCACGTCTGTGACTCTTGCCACTCGGACCCAGTACAATGAAGAATTAATCTCATTCTCATCTCTGATGGAATCTGGAAGAATCTGCTGATTTCTGACACTATCTATGAGAGGAAATACAAAACAAGACACTGAGTCATCTCAGTCATCGTATATATGCAAATTTGTTGAatctttgtaaaagaaaaaaatggaaaagTAGTCTTCATTCTTACCATCTCGTCCAGTAACGGCAGCTGTTTTTTCCATTAATGCAGCCGATCTCCTCTCAGCTCCTTTAGCCATCAGATAATTTACAATGATGGTCTCCAGAATACCGATGCCAATGAGACTGAAAATCACACTGCAGTAAATCCCTGTCAAGACAGCAAAAGGCTTGGTTGCAACAGGCCGAGTTAAGGGGTCTAAGAGGTCAGAGTTTAACTCAAGAGGCTTGACTTGAGCTCCATAAGCAAAAGGATTTACACAAACAGGAGATGGAAGTGGCTGGAGAGTTACTGAAAGGACTTGAGGCATAACAGGAGATAGCAGGGCTTGATGCATAAATAGAGCCAGTGGAGTAGACAAGGCAAAGTGCTTGGGCAGCGTTGACAGTGCAGCAAACTTGGCCAGTTCAATCTTGGTGCTAgcccgtatcctgagcagatgctgtggtggtcatggatgaGTGGAGACTGATtgctgaaagaccccagtgataGACCAGTCTCCGCATTGATCACGTGGACTAGCTTACTAGGGTTGGGtagatagacgatgccatcgtccattgcagTTGGCCGATAGACActacgatgctgagccggcatcgcgatgcTCCGCCCCGCACCTTTCGCAGCAACAACCCATTGCCGAAAAACACACACTTacgatctccatccacactatactgctgaaaacgcacatcatgtgaccacacacagatGATCTGTCATGCGCTCTAGCAtctgcgcacgtctgagctccaggcagtcagtgggtgctttgagcacaaaaccccagagcagcacatgtcggacagtttatcgAGGATGTACCTCTGGATCGAGTCTCACTATAgtcaaacgtgatatttaattcatcttgtcacTATCTAACGACTCTCAGATCTTTAGATTCTATCAggtaatctttcgctttcacgcttgtacttagtcatttaaGCGAAAACGTCAgttactgttggttggttcctgttggttgtccacctttttttaccaaccaagtttgttgacgctATTATAACGACTCAGATCACCTATTCACGAGTTCTGCGGAAAAAAAAGTgactgacaggtggtaatttgtgtgtaacttatcttaatttatttatgatttggttatgggtaaaacaaagaccatgtgggtcaggtagttgaaatggtaggctgcaaataattaattcattataaattaatacatttttcataaataaataattcatacatAATTATTTCACcgccgcctatgacgacgatgccatcgtccatcgcgatgtttcacattagacatcgtacctGCTGCTTCTCCAAGATGGATGTTCATCATTTTCAAGCGagtggtgcctagactgcagctctgtacaagacGTTTGGTTAAAGGAGAATCGGTCGTGCCCACATGAGCctgttttttcctcttttttttttcattcccttttgtcaactggtgaagtttgttcctccttGATTGGTTTGGGACTTGCGGAGCTGCGCATCGGTAGACTTGCTCTTCAGTATTCagctacatttacattacactgaactgaactaaactgaacttcacctGTGAAAACTTGATTGTTTAAATTTACCAGAACTttaactatgttaagctgctttaacacaatctacattgtataacgctcaatagaaatgaagatgaattgaattaaaaaatttaatacagCAATATTCTCTTGTGCTGAATTTGGCTCTGGGGTTGAATCTGGTCTAGACTGCACCTAAGAGCTGGACAGGACACTGTGCTTATCTATTATTGGTTTCTGGATGAACTGGACAGTCCTGCGAAATTCGCAACAGGAATTGCATTGTGGATGTGTGTGGCTACAGATATTGTACCTTAGTTTTGATGGGTAGTTAGTAAACCATGCCAGATCAGGGTAATTCCTTGAGGAAACCTTCCACCTGGTCTAGTACTGGTCAAGAATGGTCATGATGTCCAAGAATAGTAATGCTTAGAATTTGGTATTTACATTTAACCCATCTAATTTTGAGCAGACAGACTAGTGGACTGCAGCACTCAGGAGGGATGTGGAGATAAGTTGCCTTGCTTAAGGACACCTTAATTGTGGCCATTGAGGGTGGAAGAGAGTGCTGTTCATTCCCTCCCCACACATAAAACTCCTTGAAGCACTGGAAAAAACAACCATAACCTCATGGTAATGATGTGGTAACATGGCCAATTCTCTAACTATTAGACCACAACTGCCCCCAATGGACGGAGGAGTTGCATAAAGGCTAAGTCAATCTTTTAAGGTTTAAGTCTTTCAAGTATATACTTTATACAGGTTGGTTCTGTTACACATGGTCAGCATGCACCAAGAGGGTGATAATACAAAGCGCAAAGGTCTTTATTGACATAACAAAATACTCTGAAGTTTACAGGAAAAGTGTAGAAGAAACACTatcaacaaaaaagcaaaaaactaGCGATGCCAAGGGACTGTTACATAAAGAAATCATAAAGATTGAAGTTTGCAAATTATGTGTAACCCCACAAACAATCTAGAACTTAATCAGTCATaagttttaaactaaactaagcaGCCAACAGGAACACAAAAACCTAAATATAAACCATGATAATCAATTGCACATTTCATTAGTTATAtataaattatgatgatgatcaTGTCCAAGTTAAACTCACCGATCAGAGGAAGTTTATCAGCCGTAGAGGGCAGTGTGTCATTAAGAATCAGCAGCAGCACAGAAATAGCCAGAAGTAAAGTCACTTTAAAGCTCAGCTTGTCTGCTCCATTTGCGTCTATGAAGAACGAGGTCACATCCAGCACAAGGAAGAAGAACACAGGAATGATAATGTTGATAACATACAGCAAAGGTCTCCTCTTGATGGTGATCTGATGTGCAAacggaaaaatatatatattagtaaagtAAATCAGTGCCTATTCTGGAATCCCTAAACGCACCAGGAAAAAGAAGTATACCATGCTTGTGACACAATTAAGTTTTAAGCTCCTTGATTTGCtgcagtattaaaataaaatggtatatatatgagcaattccatacaaatgtcaaccttgccataaaataaattttcaccaaaatatggaaATTGTATCtaagttttttgtgtaagcaagtattttacagtactttagaaatactcaaaaatgtctctgtcaatgttttcaaacaattatatttaatttaccaaagtcccacaagtggcaatttcacaccAGTCACATCCATAAAGAAGAGATGTCACATCTGTAAcgacactttatatatatatatatatatgtatatatatatgtatccatCACTCTCTATCACGGCTGCTGATGATTTAAGTTTCCTCTGACTTTCAGATGCCATCAATACTTCCAAACTATAAACGTTGACCAAAACTGtggtaaatgttcatattttaaagtcaCAGTACGGTTTAATGCAATGATCCTTGTCTCTCAATGTCAGTTTAAATCACTGATTTTGAAGAAAGAAGATTTTAAACGAGACAAGTTTATAATGACATGAGTGTCCAGGCGGCCCTACCAAAAAATTCCCTTGCGTAGAGACCATTAACTTATTTAATTGAGTGTTGATtgaacattaataataaacaccCAACCAGAATCACTGAGGagaatttttttcagttttcagtgCATGTGCTAGTTTTGTCCCTATTGATGACTCAAAACAATATAGTGGGCTGACACTGAAAGAGATTTGTCCCAAAGAATGGCCAGATAAATATTGATATCTGGGTAACCTGTGCTCCTCACCTGATATACCAGCAGATCATGTAAATTCCCTAGAACAGTTCCATTAAAATTGGAAGGGTTGATCAAGAGGAGTtcccactctccctgggcttcaAACAGATGCTTGGAATCCTGAGTAATAAATTTTGCTTCTGACAATGGATGGATGACAAGTTCCTTACCTGTCCAAAAACAAGAAACAAGTGATcaataaacattttacataatTGGCGaagatttattttgtcattttatacaTGTACTTGTGTGCACTGCAGAGTGAAATGTTATATTGCAGGTTTGGGTGTCGAAGGGAAATTTGTATAAGTCCATCCTGCAAGCCGTGGTCAGagctaaaatatcaatggagaCTGAAATAGGCCATATGTGCAACTGTAGATACGGAGACGGTGTTGTTCCATAGTCTGTCTTGAtgctaaataaaaacaataccatACATATTATTATGACTGACCACTCTTCAATGCAATGGTGACATCTGAAAAGTATTTTCAATAACATTTCTAGTTCTCAAATGTTACTAAGGACTTCCGACTAAACAAAGTTGTTTCCAAAGGATGGCTTTAATGACATTGTAAGTCCACTGAGGCACTCGTGTTTCCTGGGAGTTTCTCATATTTCACACTCACCTCGCGCCACCCAcccgttttttttatttctctcagGAAACTCCCGTAATTTGTATGACCCAATCTAATTACTTGTATGAAGCTCATCACCTCAAACAACTGACTAAATATTCAAATCTCAAAGCATTTTAGACCCCCAAACGAAGGTCAATGaatcaactgaaataaaacacaatcagtttctcaaaatctcagcagaggatcgttaaacaactccacaaactgCTTCACTGGTAAAATTATAACAACTGCACACTAtcaaccatttattaagcattagaaaATATTTAGTTCGTCATTTGTTAAGTATCAACTCTACTTTAATAGACATCAGTGCGCAGTTTACAGATCCTACTACAAATGTTGTATTCTTAGCTAGTAAGCACATATATAATGAGCTTAATCAATGGATCTTCATACTTTATTAGGGATTAAGTTTTCATTGCTATATTAGATATTGCATTACTTACAAATTAgttgtttaagtgaagtttcataaactaatttcgagaggagcacgtgatatgattgagcacgtctggccactcatctgtaatcagtaataatccaatcagagtgatcctagtttactataaatggatcattttctccctactgtttctatcttcgtttggaagaatccccccttccaccccatctcctccttttcctcccttttctaaagggggagctctggagacctacctgatctcggatctcctgatatgcttatcgaccgggcgggagccctgggctcaaatatctccaagctcag from Danio aesculapii chromosome 3, fDanAes4.1, whole genome shotgun sequence harbors:
- the LOC130221718 gene encoding 5-hydroxytryptamine receptor 3A, yielding MYLLWLISFLSSAETLNVSKLKPDCDSVYRETYTSAFEFVLKLVTSKETYMRPFIDGLPSFVYVDMYVTSIADVNEKAQTLSTQVKLVTAWFNGIPLWEYYEECGFELFHANKELFWTPDLLIKESIKTDYGTTPSPYLQLHIWPISVSIDILALTTACRMDLYKFPFDTQTCNITFHSAVHTSKELVIHPLSEAKFITQDSKHLFEAQGEWELLLINPSNFNGTVLGNLHDLLVYQITIKRRPLLYVINIIIPVFFFLVLDVTSFFIDANGADKLSFKVTLLLAISVLLLILNDTLPSTADKLPLIGIYCSVIFSLIGIGILETIIVNYLMAKGAERRSAALMEKTAAVTGRDDSVRNQQILPDSIRDENEINSSLYWVRVARVTDVAFFILYIITIIVFLSVLGKNWIS